A region from the archaeon BMS3Bbin15 genome encodes:
- the nuoH gene encoding NADH-quinone oxidoreductase subunit H → MLENILYGASGVEKGLIRGIVGVIATIIFVSLNVLFLTWLERKIIARIHVRYGPNRTGRYGLFQPVADMMKLLTKEDIVPKDADKIAYNTAPWLAFLFALLPAAAIGIATGLIATNISVGLLYIVAVSSLSTIAVIMAGWGSNNKYSLLGAMRTAAQSLSYEMPLVLSMIGIVAIVGSLNTQNIVAAQSHAWFGIIPKWFIFYQPLAFVVFFSAVVAEMGRIPFDLPESESELVAGFHTEYGGMKFAMFMFAEYIHLVVGAALVVTLFFGGWYLPVISGIFANTGYLNYIVQIVIFIAKMYAIIFILIWIRGTLTRTKINQMLSFGWKVLLPLALINIVITGVILSL, encoded by the coding sequence ATGCTAGAGAATATTTTATACGGAGCAAGTGGCGTTGAGAAGGGACTTATAAGAGGTATAGTTGGAGTTATTGCAACTATAATCTTTGTTTCGCTGAATGTGCTCTTTCTCACATGGCTGGAGAGGAAGATAATTGCTAGAATTCATGTAAGGTACGGACCAAACAGGACGGGACGCTATGGTTTGTTCCAGCCTGTTGCTGATATGATGAAGCTTCTAACAAAAGAGGACATTGTGCCTAAGGATGCAGATAAGATTGCTTATAATACTGCTCCATGGCTTGCATTCCTCTTTGCTCTACTTCCTGCTGCAGCTATAGGCATAGCTACGGGCTTGATAGCAACCAATATAAGTGTTGGATTGCTATATATCGTGGCAGTTTCTTCCCTTTCAACGATTGCAGTGATTATGGCAGGATGGGGGTCTAACAACAAGTATTCTCTTCTGGGTGCCATGAGAACTGCTGCTCAGAGTTTGAGTTATGAAATGCCACTGGTTCTGAGCATGATAGGTATAGTTGCTATTGTCGGCTCTCTGAATACTCAGAATATTGTTGCTGCCCAGTCTCATGCCTGGTTTGGCATTATACCCAAGTGGTTTATTTTCTATCAGCCTTTAGCCTTTGTTGTCTTTTTCTCTGCAGTGGTTGCTGAGATGGGCAGAATACCTTTTGACCTTCCAGAAAGTGAATCTGAACTTGTTGCAGGGTTTCATACAGAATATGGAGGGATGAAATTTGCAATGTTCATGTTTGCGGAATATATTCACCTTGTTGTTGGTGCTGCTCTTGTTGTAACTCTATTCTTTGGAGGCTGGTATTTACCTGTGATTTCGGGTATCTTTGCGAATACGGGTTATCTAAATTATATTGTCCAGATAGTAATCTTTATTGCCAAGATGTATGCTATAATCTTCATACTCATATGGATTCGTGGTACTCTTACAAGAACTAAGATTAATCAGATGCTTAGCTTTGGCTGGAAGGTTTTACTTCCTCTGGCTCTTATAAATATAGTAATAACTGGAGTGATTCTAAGCCTGTAG
- the ndhI gene encoding NAD(P)H-quinone oxidoreductase subunit I, with the protein MIERMKRLSHILPMYVTFKHLFKPPITIQYPEVVEELPPRYRARHRFVIENCMSCGACARACPNQTIRMKLVRVDEKKVKDRVIKKKIQHPEIYYGRCMFCGLCVEACPAKPKALVWSNKEMELAEYTREELFYPYWRLAGLSEPPEEDKQ; encoded by the coding sequence ATGATTGAGAGAATGAAGAGATTGAGTCATATTCTGCCCATGTATGTAACCTTCAAGCACCTTTTCAAGCCACCAATTACAATTCAATATCCCGAGGTAGTAGAGGAGCTTCCCCCTCGATACAGGGCAAGGCACAGGTTTGTTATTGAGAACTGTATGTCATGTGGTGCCTGTGCAAGGGCATGTCCAAACCAGACTATCAGGATGAAGCTTGTCAGGGTGGATGAAAAGAAGGTCAAGGACAGGGTTATTAAAAAGAAGATACAGCATCCTGAGATTTACTATGGCAGGTGTATGTTCTGCGGTCTATGTGTTGAAGCCTGCCCTGCAAAGCCAAAAGCTCTTGTATGGAGTAATAAGGAAATGGAACTGGCAGAGTATACAAGGGAAGAGCTCTTCTATCCTTACTGGAGGCTGGCAGGTTTATCAGAACCCCCGGAGGAGGATAAACAATGA
- the nuoJ gene encoding NADH-quinone oxidoreductase subunit J: MMNIIVFFIISAITVLSAIAVISTQRIMHSVLSLAVMLLSVAALYATLNAEFLAVIQVLVYAGGVVVLLLFATMLTRSDLQIKREPSDDIKPAAAAVFAIGLLFYIVGNNWESLKGPEVVGSVKNIGMLIFNVKKDVIPFEIISLVLLAAMVGAIFLGREEAGQ; this comes from the coding sequence ATGATGAATATTATAGTTTTTTTTATTATAAGTGCTATAACTGTACTCTCGGCTATTGCTGTAATTTCAACCCAGAGGATTATGCATTCTGTTCTTTCTCTTGCTGTGATGCTTCTCAGTGTGGCAGCACTATATGCAACTCTCAATGCTGAGTTTCTTGCAGTTATTCAGGTTCTTGTTTATGCGGGTGGTGTTGTTGTTCTCCTGCTCTTTGCAACAATGCTCACAAGGAGTGACCTTCAGATTAAAAGAGAGCCGAGTGATGATATAAAGCCGGCTGCTGCTGCTGTCTTTGCCATTGGCCTGCTTTTCTATATAGTTGGAAACAACTGGGAAAGTTTGAAGGGTCCAGAGGTGGTGGGCAGTGTTAAAAATATAGGTATGCTCATCTTTAATGTGAAAAAGGATGTAATACCTTTTGAGATTATTTCTCTTGTGCTTCTCGCCGCCATGGTCGGAGCAATATTTCTGGGTAGAGAGGAGGCTGGACAATGA
- the nuoK gene encoding NADH-quinone oxidoreductase subunit K encodes MTEVTVFYYLVLSVVIFSIGAYGMLSSKNGVRLLMSIEIMLNAVNINLVAFSSFQGNLTGQVFAAFTIAIAAAEATVGLAILLALYRSFGTVNLRKISKMRW; translated from the coding sequence ATGACCGAAGTTACAGTTTTTTATTATCTTGTGCTTTCAGTGGTAATTTTTTCGATAGGCGCATATGGAATGTTAAGTTCAAAGAACGGTGTAAGGCTTTTGATGAGTATTGAGATTATGTTAAATGCCGTAAATATCAATCTGGTTGCTTTCTCCAGTTTTCAGGGAAATCTTACAGGTCAGGTTTTTGCTGCCTTCACAATAGCTATAGCTGCAGCAGAGGCGACTGTGGGACTGGCAATACTTCTTGCCCTATACAGGAGCTTTGGCACAGTAAATCTTAGAAAGATTTCCAAAATGAGGTGGTAA
- the nuoL gene encoding NADH-quinone oxidoreductase subunit L, with amino-acid sequence MIVEYAWIIPLLPAIAFLLIILFGKDRKEGGGYIAVSLIGTSMILSLLTIAEVVLTGKGYESTGTNWLGIKGFQFGLLVDQLSSVMLFVVSVIGFVIVVYSLGYMKGDHDVQRYYAEMSLFIASMLALVISSNLVLFFIAWELVGLSSYLLIGFWYRKPSAASAAKKAFLVTRVGDIMLLAGIIILYINLGTANIRELFVLAPHANVGMLTLATLLIFGGAAGKSAQFPLHVWLPDAMEGPTTVSALIHAATMVTAGIFLVARVYPLFTSESLMVVAWIGGITALMAAAMAVVMTDIKRVIAYSTISHLGFMTVALGVGGYFAGIFHLFNHSFFKALLFLCAGAVIHATHTQDIRDMGGLWKKMPITGTAFFIGAWSLSGFPPWSGFWSKDAILDKVYAYNPVLFAIIAGAVILSAVYIFRLFIIVFMGKEGKATKHAHEVSRVMTTPLIALSIGALFSGFLVFFGFKSFLMKSLPENFAGALEKVSVAGAGAHEYVTYLSIFLVALGIVAVWAVYSLKIVEARSIRHTFSPIHTLLINKFYIDHIYLFISKKVIWDIGIIVNGIDEYFVDGTVNGIGKLSIAFGEKLRKLQTGVVQDYAAWILFGTGIILIIFKAKGGMI; translated from the coding sequence ATGATAGTGGAGTACGCCTGGATAATACCTCTTCTCCCAGCAATAGCCTTTCTATTAATTATCCTATTTGGAAAGGACAGAAAAGAAGGAGGAGGCTATATTGCAGTTTCTCTGATAGGTACTTCAATGATTCTCTCTCTTTTGACTATTGCAGAGGTAGTTTTGACTGGTAAGGGTTATGAGAGCACAGGAACAAACTGGCTTGGCATTAAAGGGTTCCAGTTCGGTCTTCTTGTCGACCAGCTTTCTTCCGTTATGCTCTTTGTTGTTTCTGTTATCGGTTTTGTGATTGTTGTTTACTCTCTTGGTTATATGAAAGGAGACCATGATGTTCAGCGTTACTATGCTGAGATGAGTCTATTTATAGCAAGTATGCTTGCTCTGGTTATATCCTCAAATCTCGTACTTTTCTTTATAGCATGGGAGCTTGTTGGACTTTCTTCATATCTATTAATAGGCTTCTGGTACCGCAAGCCAAGTGCAGCCAGCGCCGCAAAGAAGGCTTTTCTTGTAACGAGAGTTGGAGACATAATGCTACTTGCTGGAATAATTATACTCTATATAAACCTCGGTACAGCAAATATAAGGGAGCTCTTTGTGCTGGCTCCACATGCTAACGTAGGAATGTTAACTCTTGCCACTCTACTCATCTTTGGAGGTGCAGCAGGTAAGAGTGCCCAGTTTCCACTACATGTTTGGCTGCCGGATGCCATGGAGGGTCCGACTACGGTATCAGCATTGATACATGCGGCTACAATGGTTACTGCTGGAATTTTTCTTGTTGCAAGAGTATATCCACTGTTCACCTCAGAGTCTCTGATGGTAGTTGCCTGGATAGGTGGAATAACTGCTTTAATGGCTGCTGCTATGGCTGTTGTGATGACAGATATAAAGAGGGTAATAGCATACTCCACCATATCACATCTGGGTTTTATGACTGTGGCTCTTGGAGTGGGTGGTTATTTTGCTGGAATCTTCCACCTGTTTAATCATTCTTTCTTTAAAGCTCTTTTATTCCTGTGTGCGGGTGCGGTTATTCATGCTACCCATACTCAGGATATCCGTGACATGGGCGGACTGTGGAAGAAGATGCCAATAACAGGGACTGCCTTCTTTATTGGTGCCTGGTCACTTTCAGGTTTCCCGCCATGGAGTGGTTTCTGGAGTAAGGATGCGATTCTTGATAAAGTTTATGCGTATAATCCTGTGCTTTTCGCAATTATTGCCGGGGCAGTAATTCTATCAGCTGTGTATATCTTCAGACTCTTCATCATAGTATTTATGGGTAAGGAGGGAAAGGCCACAAAACACGCACATGAAGTGTCTCGCGTAATGACTACTCCTTTAATAGCCCTCAGTATAGGTGCTCTTTTTTCCGGCTTTTTGGTGTTCTTCGGATTCAAATCATTTTTGATGAAATCACTGCCAGAGAATTTTGCGGGAGCACTGGAGAAAGTTTCAGTAGCCGGTGCAGGTGCTCATGAATATGTTACGTACCTCAGTATATTTCTGGTTGCTCTTGGTATAGTTGCTGTGTGGGCAGTTTACAGCCTGAAAATAGTTGAGGCAAGAAGTATAAGGCACACCTTTTCTCCTATCCATACACTTCTCATAAACAAATTTTACATAGACCATATATATCTGTTCATATCCAAGAAGGTGATTTGGGATATAGGCATAATAGTGAATGGTATAGATGAATATTTTGTTGATGGCACAGTGAATGGAATAGGAAAGCTCAGTATTGCCTTTGGTGAAAAACTGAGAAAACTTCAGACAGGTGTTGTACAGGATTATGCTGCCTGGATCCTTTTTGGTACCGGGATAATTCTGATTATATTTAAAGCTAAAGGAGGAATGATTTAG
- the nuoM gene encoding NADH-quinone oxidoreductase subunit M, whose translation MMVPLLISVPFIGGIIGYCVSKYDNTKVKAVALTTALFEFLLTLGFLSSLISGGARSQTYSYWIKSLNINFTFGIDGLTVAMVLLTGLIFVVSVVSAWDRIKMREGTFYALLLFMEAGLMGVFTSFNLIIFYVFWEIVLIPAFFLVGIYGGKNRKYAALKLFMYTHLGSLFMFIGILMLYFNTGSFNIYEISKLSSAIPPHVRTLIFLLLFIGFAVKIPLVPFHSWLPDAYTEAPYPVSIILSGLLSKMGLYGLIRLGITLLPSTYAQYADPIAIIGLVTIFYAAFSALAQKDIKRLVAFSSLSHVGFITLGIASLSLIGLNGAIFQMVSHGLMIALLFLLVGLLRRSTGTSSISKLRGFVSRNRFVGWFLVFASLASLGLPGLSGFVGEITILMGTYKTFSVFAFIAILSLPLTAGYYLWMLQRSAFGTENERVKRAYFKIKGSEAFVVVVLAILIACLGLYPAPLMHLVSATSQTLLKLTGGI comes from the coding sequence GTGATGGTGCCTCTTCTAATCTCAGTACCCTTTATTGGAGGAATAATTGGTTATTGTGTATCAAAGTATGATAATACTAAAGTAAAGGCTGTTGCTTTAACTACTGCTCTTTTTGAGTTTCTCCTTACCCTGGGGTTTCTTTCAAGCTTAATTTCAGGAGGTGCCAGAAGCCAGACTTACAGCTACTGGATTAAGAGCTTAAATATAAATTTCACCTTTGGAATAGATGGTCTGACTGTTGCTATGGTGCTTCTGACTGGGTTGATATTTGTAGTTTCGGTAGTATCTGCCTGGGACAGAATAAAAATGAGAGAAGGAACTTTCTATGCTCTCCTCCTGTTCATGGAAGCAGGGCTTATGGGAGTTTTTACGTCCTTTAATCTCATTATTTTCTATGTATTCTGGGAAATAGTGCTTATTCCAGCTTTCTTCTTGGTAGGGATTTATGGAGGTAAGAATCGTAAATATGCTGCCTTAAAACTCTTCATGTATACTCATCTTGGAAGTTTGTTCATGTTTATTGGTATTCTGATGCTCTATTTCAATACAGGTAGTTTCAATATATATGAAATTTCAAAGTTGAGCTCGGCAATACCGCCACATGTCAGGACTCTAATTTTCCTGCTACTCTTCATAGGATTTGCTGTTAAAATACCTCTGGTTCCATTTCATTCATGGCTTCCTGATGCGTATACTGAGGCACCCTATCCTGTCAGTATAATACTATCTGGCCTGTTATCAAAGATGGGCCTCTATGGCCTTATAAGGCTTGGAATTACTCTCTTACCTTCGACCTACGCACAGTATGCAGACCCGATTGCTATCATCGGGCTGGTTACAATCTTCTATGCTGCTTTCTCAGCTCTTGCTCAGAAGGATATAAAACGTCTTGTGGCATTTTCCAGCCTGAGTCATGTGGGCTTTATAACTCTGGGTATTGCATCTTTAAGCCTCATTGGGCTGAATGGTGCAATATTTCAGATGGTTTCCCATGGGCTTATGATTGCTCTTCTGTTCCTGCTTGTTGGATTGTTAAGGAGGAGTACGGGTACGAGTTCAATAAGTAAGCTCAGGGGTTTCGTATCCAGGAATCGTTTTGTCGGCTGGTTTCTGGTCTTTGCGTCTCTGGCCTCTCTCGGTTTACCCGGATTGAGTGGCTTTGTTGGTGAGATAACCATACTTATGGGTACCTATAAGACCTTCTCTGTCTTTGCCTTTATTGCCATTCTGTCTCTTCCGCTGACAGCAGGCTACTACCTCTGGATGCTTCAGAGAAGTGCGTTTGGTACAGAGAACGAGAGGGTTAAGAGAGCATACTTTAAAATTAAGGGTAGTGAAGCTTTTGTGGTTGTAGTTTTAGCTATTTTAATCGCATGTCTTGGGCTTTATCCAGCACCTCTTATGCATCTTGTATCGGCAACATCGCAAACTCTCCTTAAACTGACCGGAGGTATATAA
- the nuoN gene encoding NADH-quinone oxidoreductase subunit N, whose protein sequence is MVLEHFYPEIIIAFFALATLFIDLTLKKDYKEFLGYFSLAGITLALISVIMQSISTMASYSAGKEVQVVFFNGMIYNDLFAIFFKVVFLVVALFVVLASIDYTRKDNNKGEYYSLILFATFGMMLVAMAGDLILLFVSLELASISTYALTAFRKNKANTEAAMKYFIIGALSSGIIVFGMSILYGVTGTTNIYEIAKIIPHVKDSFNSALMLSVVLLIGGFGYKIAAFPFHMWAPDAYQGAPSTISAYLAAATKKMGFVAIIRILVIALPLYVSEWSVILGVLAVLTMTVGNFSALKQTNIKRMLAYSSIAQAGYVIAAIAVLSSTTPNVKYLAVAAALLHILTHALMKGGAFIAVAGVSLLGIGTEIKNYRGLGKRMPVTAMALTIFLLSLAGIPFFAGFISKFLILAATVDAGGIYIWLGIFLIINSVVSIYYYGRVIKYMYFEDFHGDRLKEPKLIATSLVVLAFLVVLIGIAPQNFVHFSLYAAASLFSHGHGVVMLH, encoded by the coding sequence ATGGTACTTGAACACTTTTATCCAGAGATTATCATAGCATTTTTTGCTCTTGCAACGTTGTTTATTGACCTTACTCTAAAGAAAGATTATAAGGAGTTCCTTGGTTACTTCAGCCTTGCTGGTATAACACTTGCTCTCATATCAGTAATTATGCAGTCAATCTCTACCATGGCATCATATTCGGCAGGAAAGGAAGTCCAGGTTGTCTTCTTTAACGGTATGATATACAATGATTTATTTGCTATATTCTTCAAGGTTGTATTTCTTGTTGTAGCACTATTCGTTGTACTTGCTTCAATAGACTACACCAGGAAGGACAATAATAAGGGCGAATATTATTCTCTCATACTCTTCGCCACCTTTGGAATGATGCTTGTTGCTATGGCTGGCGATTTAATACTGCTCTTTGTCTCTCTTGAGCTTGCCAGTATATCAACATACGCTCTGACAGCCTTCAGGAAGAATAAAGCAAATACTGAGGCGGCTATGAAGTACTTTATTATTGGTGCATTGTCCTCAGGGATTATTGTTTTTGGTATGTCTATTCTCTATGGTGTAACAGGTACAACAAACATATATGAGATTGCTAAGATTATCCCTCATGTAAAGGACAGCTTCAATTCTGCCCTTATGCTTTCTGTTGTACTTCTTATAGGAGGCTTTGGTTATAAGATAGCTGCCTTTCCATTCCATATGTGGGCACCGGACGCTTATCAGGGTGCACCGAGTACAATAAGTGCATACCTCGCTGCAGCTACCAAGAAGATGGGCTTTGTTGCTATTATCAGAATATTGGTCATAGCTCTACCATTATATGTGTCAGAGTGGAGTGTAATTCTTGGAGTTCTGGCTGTTCTTACAATGACCGTGGGCAATTTCAGTGCCCTAAAGCAGACAAATATAAAGAGGATGCTTGCCTATTCAAGTATTGCTCAGGCAGGATATGTTATTGCAGCTATTGCAGTACTCTCTTCCACAACACCCAATGTCAAGTATCTTGCAGTTGCAGCAGCTCTTCTTCATATTCTCACCCATGCTCTGATGAAGGGTGGGGCATTTATTGCAGTAGCTGGTGTCTCTCTGCTTGGTATTGGTACAGAAATTAAAAATTACCGCGGGCTTGGAAAGAGAATGCCTGTGACAGCTATGGCACTGACTATATTTCTGCTTTCCCTTGCAGGAATACCCTTCTTTGCAGGCTTTATAAGCAAGTTCCTGATACTTGCAGCCACTGTTGATGCGGGTGGGATTTACATCTGGCTGGGTATATTTTTAATAATAAACAGTGTTGTCTCCATCTACTATTACGGCAGAGTTATAAAATATATGTACTTTGAGGATTTTCATGGAGATAGACTTAAAGAGCCTAAACTTATAGCCACATCTCTTGTTGTGCTTGCATTCTTGGTTGTGCTTATAGGGATTGCACCCCAGAACTTTGTTCATTTCTCCCTGTATGCAGCAGCAAGTCTTTTCAGTCATGGTCATGGTGTGGTAATGTTACATTAG
- the afsQ1_2 gene encoding transcriptional regulatory protein AfsQ1 gives MANILIVDDEPDTVTLLERILEIEGYDIIKAYSGKDALDRLAELDVDLVILDIMMPGMDGYEVCRRIKTSMKTAHIPVIFLSVRSSEIDIIKGLKYRAEDYITKPFNKQILTAKIKAILRRTIKGEVEKISEKIEEKSEKTGSLDIVMFKSSKDFYRIIEEYLDKGKTVVFAASLPKILDIILDIIPVQEYAKKMKLFSMTFNENEELMKKNIGNTEIIEVPNLDDLVYLFGNLKEETVFVSLDEINAILGFSDTVISILRLSEKAVFSGIDLIFCIREDSITPEQRTILDSLFKPSNQKTLVLK, from the coding sequence ATGGCGAACATTCTTATAGTTGATGACGAACCTGATACTGTAACTCTGCTTGAAAGAATACTCGAAATCGAAGGCTATGACATAATAAAAGCTTATAGCGGAAAGGACGCACTGGACAGACTTGCAGAGCTAGATGTTGATCTTGTTATTCTTGATATTATGATGCCTGGAATGGATGGCTATGAAGTTTGCAGAAGAATAAAAACCAGTATGAAAACAGCCCATATCCCGGTGATATTCCTTTCTGTACGCTCTTCAGAGATTGATATAATAAAGGGACTCAAATACAGAGCAGAAGATTATATAACAAAACCCTTCAACAAGCAGATTCTAACTGCCAAAATCAAAGCTATTCTGAGAAGAACAATAAAAGGCGAAGTAGAGAAAATTTCTGAAAAAATAGAAGAAAAATCAGAGAAAACCGGCAGTCTTGATATTGTTATGTTTAAATCCTCTAAAGATTTTTACAGGATTATAGAAGAGTATCTGGATAAAGGGAAAACTGTCGTGTTTGCTGCTTCTCTACCGAAAATCTTAGATATAATCTTAGATATAATACCGGTACAGGAATATGCGAAAAAAATGAAATTATTCAGCATGACTTTTAATGAAAATGAAGAGCTTATGAAGAAAAATATTGGTAATACTGAAATTATTGAAGTCCCAAATTTAGATGACCTTGTGTATCTCTTTGGAAATCTAAAAGAAGAAACTGTATTTGTATCACTGGATGAAATTAATGCTATACTCGGGTTCTCTGATACAGTTATAAGTATCCTGAGACTATCTGAAAAAGCTGTTTTTAGTGGAATTGACTTAATTTTTTGCATAAGAGAGGACAGCATCACACCAGAGCAGAGAACTATTTTAGACTCCCTTTTTAAACCTTCCAATCAAAAGACCCTTGTTTTGAAGTAA
- a CDS encoding DNA/RNA-binding protein albA produces MAEDNVVYIGNKPVMSYVLAVATQLSNASEVIIKSRGRAISRAVDTAEIVRNKFISGLKVKDIQIGTETVTREDGTSMNISSLEITLSK; encoded by the coding sequence ATGGCAGAAGACAACGTTGTATATATCGGCAACAAACCTGTAATGAGCTATGTGCTCGCTGTAGCAACCCAGTTAAGCAATGCCAGCGAAGTGATTATAAAATCAAGAGGAAGGGCAATTTCGAGAGCAGTGGATACAGCAGAAATAGTACGTAATAAATTCATATCGGGTCTTAAGGTAAAGGATATACAGATAGGGACAGAAACTGTAACAAGAGAAGATGGCACATCTATGAACATTTCCTCTCTCGAAATCACTTTGAGTAAGTAA
- the srrA gene encoding transcriptional regulatory protein SrrA, which yields MQAITKILKENKKQKILLVDDVPEIGELVKIILEKHSFMVEIARDARDGLIKAADGNPDLILMDIFLPSTSGVDATIKLRENGFRKPIILFSVLSEIEGIAREAKRAGADDYIIKPFEVDDFVNRVKCSLEENVTAL from the coding sequence GTGCAGGCAATTACTAAAATTTTAAAAGAGAATAAAAAACAAAAAATCCTTCTTGTAGATGATGTACCTGAAATAGGCGAACTTGTAAAGATAATCCTTGAAAAACATAGCTTTATGGTAGAGATAGCCAGAGATGCCAGAGACGGATTAATAAAGGCTGCTGATGGAAACCCTGACCTGATACTTATGGATATATTCCTTCCAAGCACATCAGGTGTGGATGCAACAATCAAATTGAGAGAGAATGGTTTTAGAAAGCCTATAATCCTTTTCAGCGTTCTGAGTGAGATTGAAGGAATCGCCAGAGAAGCAAAAAGAGCTGGAGCAGATGATTATATAATAAAACCATTTGAAGTTGATGATTTTGTGAATAGAGTAAAATGTAGTCTGGAAGAGAATGTGACAGCATTATAA
- the serS gene encoding serine--tRNA ligase yields the protein MLDINIIRKNPQVVRRDLERRKAFETIPLLDEVINLDNEWRKLRFEVNKLKHRRNIISKDISELKKTGTDVSEKIKEVKEIPEIISKHDAEIKEKEVRIEQILMRLPNILHESVPYGEGEEDNVTIRKWGRPREFDFKANDHIEIAEKLDLFDIERAAKAAGSRFYYLKGELARMNYALINFGLDFIQKKGFTIFQPPYMLREKAERAATDLDDFIDVIYKVENEDLYLIPTSEHALLAYHMDEILDEKNLPLLYAGVSTCFRKEAGAHGRDTKGIFRVHQFEKLEQFIYSNPEESWEWHEKLLANAEEIYRKLGIPYRVVNICTGDIGTVAAKKYDIEAWLPGQEKYREVVSCSNCTDYQARRAKIRFRDKPGKPTKYIHTLNSTLIATERTLVAIMENYQLEDGSIEVPEVLRKYMDGLEIIGKKD from the coding sequence ATGCTTGATATAAATATTATAAGGAAGAATCCTCAGGTGGTACGAAGAGACCTCGAAAGAAGAAAAGCCTTTGAGACAATTCCACTGCTGGATGAAGTTATAAATCTTGATAATGAGTGGAGAAAACTGAGATTTGAAGTTAATAAACTTAAACACAGGCGAAATATTATTTCAAAGGATATATCCGAGCTTAAAAAGACAGGTACGGATGTTAGCGAGAAGATAAAAGAGGTTAAAGAAATACCAGAGATAATTTCTAAGCATGATGCTGAGATAAAGGAAAAAGAGGTGAGAATTGAGCAGATTCTCATGCGTCTCCCGAATATTCTCCATGAAAGTGTACCCTATGGAGAAGGTGAGGAGGACAATGTGACAATCAGGAAATGGGGCAGACCCAGAGAGTTTGACTTTAAAGCTAATGACCATATTGAAATAGCAGAAAAGCTCGACCTCTTCGATATTGAAAGGGCCGCAAAGGCTGCAGGCTCCAGATTCTACTACCTTAAGGGAGAGCTTGCAAGGATGAACTATGCTCTTATCAATTTTGGTCTTGACTTTATTCAGAAGAAAGGTTTTACCATATTCCAGCCACCCTATATGCTCAGAGAAAAGGCTGAAAGGGCTGCCACTGACCTTGATGATTTTATAGATGTAATATACAAGGTGGAGAATGAAGACCTCTATCTTATACCAACTTCGGAACATGCGCTTCTGGCATATCATATGGATGAAATTTTAGATGAAAAGAACCTTCCTCTGCTTTATGCTGGCGTGAGCACATGTTTCAGAAAGGAGGCAGGCGCCCATGGCAGGGATACAAAGGGAATCTTCAGAGTCCACCAGTTTGAGAAGCTTGAACAGTTTATTTATTCAAATCCAGAGGAAAGCTGGGAATGGCATGAGAAGCTACTTGCCAATGCGGAGGAAATATACAGGAAGCTTGGAATTCCCTATAGAGTTGTGAATATATGCACAGGCGACATAGGTACTGTAGCTGCCAAGAAATATGACATAGAAGCCTGGCTTCCAGGACAGGAGAAATACAGAGAGGTGGTGAGCTGCAGTAACTGCACAGATTATCAGGCAAGAAGGGCAAAAATACGATTCAGAGATAAGCCAGGTAAACCCACAAAATATATACATACTCTTAATAGCACACTTATTGCAACAGAGAGAACTCTTGTTGCTATTATGGAGAACTACCAGCTTGAAGATGGCAGTATTGAGGTTCCCGAGGTGCTAAGAAAATATATGGATGGTCTTGAGATAATTGGGAAAAAAGATTGA